One genomic segment of Nonomuraea sp. NBC_00507 includes these proteins:
- a CDS encoding dCTP deaminase — MSILTGPEIVRRRETGELTLEPFNPDHVNPNSYNLTLGPTLVCYTSDVLDTRRPNPTTEITIPDDGMMLRPDRVYLGSSVEVIGSDCLAPIVKARSGTARLGMYVHMTADLIDIGSCGQTTFQIHVVEPLRIYAGMVLAQVTFWEPVGRIQLYNGKYQNSRGPQPSKIHYDHGTLAGVGA; from the coding sequence GTGTCGATCCTCACCGGGCCGGAGATCGTTCGCCGTCGCGAAACTGGCGAGCTGACCCTCGAACCCTTCAACCCTGACCACGTCAACCCCAACAGCTACAACCTGACGCTCGGCCCCACCCTGGTCTGTTACACCAGCGACGTCCTGGACACGCGTCGGCCCAACCCGACCACCGAGATCACGATCCCGGACGACGGGATGATGCTGCGCCCCGACCGCGTCTATCTGGGCTCCAGCGTGGAGGTGATCGGCAGCGACTGCCTGGCGCCGATCGTCAAGGCACGCTCGGGCACCGCACGCTTGGGCATGTACGTGCACATGACCGCCGACCTGATCGACATCGGCTCGTGCGGACAGACCACCTTCCAGATCCACGTCGTGGAACCGTTGCGCATCTACGCCGGAATGGTGCTCGCCCAAGTCACCTTCTGGGAACCGGTAGGACGCATCCAGCTTTACAACGGCAAGTACCAGAACTCGCGAGGCCCTCAACCATCGAAGATCCACTATGACCACGGCACGTTGGCGGGAGTGGGCGCATGA